The sequence below is a genomic window from Cicer arietinum cultivar CDC Frontier isolate Library 1 chromosome 6, Cicar.CDCFrontier_v2.0, whole genome shotgun sequence.
ttaacaagaaaataatatttaaaactgaTATATACTGATCAGTTATTTTTGAgcgtattttatttttggaataaATTGAGCTAATAATTTGCAAGAAAACGGTCCaatctttcttaattttttagcgtataaatactttttttcttttaataacaTCATATAAATAGTAAAACTTgaagtaaattaaataattaataaaaaaatgaagaaaattgaaaaggCGGTTGTTGAGAGAGAGAAAGTAAAAGAACCGGCATAAAGAAAGGGTCTAATGATAATAACGCATCGCAAAAAACGGATATAATTACAAAACAATACCAATAACAAACAAACCCTAGTCCACTACCCCCACCGCCGCCACATCAACCGTTACTTCTTCCCACTCCATTTTACACTCACTCACATCTTCTAGATCTCTCATTATATTATCTTCTCCAAAACTCACTCTACCCTATCTATTCGACGTCGTTTTATCCCCTTTAAACTTATTTACTCTACCATGGTTGTTAACGAGAGACCTTCAAAGAGAATGAAACGAAGAGTCACAGCCGATCTTTACGGTTTTCTCACTTTCCNNNNNNNNNNNNNNNNNNNNNNNNNNNNNNNNNNNNNNNNNNNNNNNNNNNNNNNNNNNNNNNNNNNNNCGGCGATTTCTCCACCGCCGTACCTTTTCGTAACGGCGTTCAGCGTTTTCTCTCTGATCACGCGCGTATTACTTTTCCGCCTTCTCTATTTCCGTCGTTGATGACGTGGCAGATCTTGTTCCGTGTTGGTGAACACGTTGATGGTTCTGATCTTTCGTCTGCTATGGTTACGCTCGACATTGTTGAAGAGGATGTTACTCGTTCTCGTAGTTCGGTTTATTGTGACCAGTGCCGAGTTGTTGGTGAGTCGAATCGTCGAGTCCAAAACTGGCTTCTAGagatttttacttattttatttattagtaattaattaattttttttagttctcCCACTCGGATATATTATTTTCCGTATCCTTAGATCATTAGCCTTTTTTTGCCTAACAGCgttaatgtattttttctaattatttaaatatatattaagtaaTTTAATAATCATTACTTATTACATATTATGATGACACAAAAGGCGGACTAAATGTTATTTACCTTGTCATTATTACACAAAAGCGAAACATAAGGGCTCTTTAGTATGTATTATAAAAAGGGTCCCTTAAGAATacaaatacttttaaaattggtattatttaattatattaaaagtcattatatgttttttaataaatattatatactaTATTTGTTATGTACTTTATTAtcagtattatttatttatttataatttataatttataattatgttggGGTGGGGGCATGTGATGGTTGGTGGGAAATATGGAATTATGGATAAAGTTGAATTCTGATACTTTGACCTTTTGATTACAAAAAACTAAGGATGGAGTTGTCATCCTGTATGTCGAAAACGATATCATTTCATAATAAGGTCTGCAAGTGATGCCATCGAAGCATATCAAAGACCTTGTTCAAGATGTGGATCTCTTCTGCAATTATCTGAACCAAGGTAAGAacaatttcctttctttttctccaAATCTTCGTTGTTTGATTGGGGTTAAAACTTAGAATGATTTGAAGTGTTGCAATATTTCAATCTAGCAGGTGTAAATCGTGTAACTTTGACATTTCTGTTGACGATCTTGAGGATTGGGTGTATCTTCAAATTGAAGATAACACACATCTTCTGCATGGAGTCGTCCACGCCAATGGTTATGGTCACTTGCTTACTCTCAATGGAAAAGAAGGTGGCTCTAAGCTTCTTTCGGGATCTGATATTATGGGTTTTTGGGATAGGCTTTGTGCTGCAATTTCTGTTAGGTTTGGAGTTCAAATCATTTGACTTTCTCACATTTTGCTTTAGGTTTGAGTTTGCCCTTTTTATTCAATTGTGCTGTATAATTTGTGCAGGAAGGTCAGTGTGATGGATTTGTCCAAGAAGTTTAGTCTGGATTATCGATTGCTTCATGCAGTCACCAAAGGGCATTCTTGGTATGGCAATTGGGGTTATGAATTTGGGACTGGTTGCTATGCTCTTACCAAAGATGAGTACAAGAAGTCCGTAGATACCTTGTCCAACATGCCTTTGTCCTCATTTTTATTCCAGGGTCGAGGGCCTAGAAACCGCTTGCAGTCTGTTATTTCTCTTTACCAATCTTTGGCAGAAACTGAACTTGTCACAGTTAAAGACCTCTTCTCCTTTTTGTTGGCATTGGTTCATAAATTTCGTAAGCCCAGAAGTAATAGGTCTGCTAAACAACATGAATACACAAGTCCATGTAATTTATTATGTGCATGGACAATAAACGATGTAGAAGACGTGCAACAGGCTTTGATCAAGGTATTGCTTGCTTCAGGTGCGAGTAATGAGTCCAAATGGGTAACAAGGCAAACTCTCAAGGGAGCAGTGAGTAGGCGTGTTGGATCTCCAGAGCTTCTGGACTACAGTCTTAAGCACTTGCAAGGGAAATTATCTGCAAATGGATTGGTTGTAAATTCGCGTTGCAATCCCATATCTAGTGCTATCGAGTTCAGGTAAGAGTGATGACATTCCTTTTTGTGTGTGTTGTTACTGCTAGATGCTAGCCCAACTAATGTTTGtattattaaatgataattcTTGACAGATTGGGACCTTTGATGACTGGATTTAGCTCAAATTCAAACTATCCTTCAGAAGAGCAAGTGATTTCTGATTTGACATTCTTATTTAATTCAATTCTTCACCCTGAAAAAATGATCAGCTACAGACCTAAGATTATGAGGAAAAAGGTGGCTGATGCAGCCAGGAAGCTTCTTGACTGTAAGCAGTTTATGAAGGACTATAAAACTGATCAAATGAACACAGAACCATCTTCAGTTATTAATCTGTGGTGTCATGTTGAGCTTTCTGACCAGCCTAAAGATGACCACCCATCACCCCCGCCAGAGCTTGTTGTGTTGCCTTTGGATGCTACTGTTGCTGACCTCAAGGAAGAAGTCACTAGGGCTTATCAAGAGGTATATGCAATGTACAAAAGATTTCAAGCTGAGGAACTTCTAGGATATGGTTCCATCAGTGATTTACTCACTGTCAAATTCCTAATGGGAACAAGTGGATCAGTTCAAGTTCAAGGAAGATGTCCAGCTAAACATGGCTTAAGTCGTTTCCGAATGGAACGAGGAACAGAAGAGTGGAAAGTTGATTGCATTTGTGGTGCTAAGGATGATGATGGAGAGAAAATGTTAGCATGTGATACTTGTGGTGTCTGGCTGCATACCAGATGTGCTGGAATTGGGAGTTCTGATGGTATGCCTTCCAAGTTTATATGTATAAGATGTGTTAACTCATACCGTCGGGGAACAAAAAAATTGCCAGTCTCTAGCGTGGGAGATGGCGAGGCTTGTAAATTGAACACATCTTGCAGAGATGAAGCGGTAGCTACTGACTCTGCAGCTGTTGCTTGTAATATAAATGTGAATTTTGGTGTACGTTGAGTGTATAGTCTTTGTATGTATATGTATAGTTAAGTTATTGGCTAGGTTTTAATGTTATGCCAGATGGACCAATAGATTATGAATCCTTTGGAAACCTGTTTTTGAGAGCCCAGTCTCTTTTGTCAGGTTagcaatatcaaaattaacaaaGATGCGTCCACCCTGACAGCTTTGTTTTCATATCTTTTGGATGGTATTTTTGCTTCATGCTTTGTTTTACAAATGCAAGCAATTGCTGCTTCCTGGTTCGATGATGTAAACTGTTTTAGTTCAAAAACTTCATAGCACCGTAAGACCATTTGTGTCTGTACTTTTGTTTTGGTTACATTGCACGTTATACGTATCTTGTAACTTTAATATGTTCCATGTTGGCTGTCCCTCTTTTCCTTCAACTTTTTTTTGGTTAACATTCTTCCCTCGATTTGAACAAATTACAAATACAACCACTAGGACTTTCAACCCTTAATCTCCCTTGTAGAAGTTGATTATTGATTTTGCAGACGGCTGAACCAGCCTTTTTTATCTTATTGCATTTTTCCTAATGGAAACAGTCAAACCAGATTCTAACATAAATTTGGTATTTTTCCACTACCAACATTCACTTGTGCTAAAACCAGTTTTACTTTGAACCAGTTTAGCATAAATCAGTGGACGTAGTAGTATAAAAAAACAGTATCAAAGTACATAAATTGATGCAAATCGGTTGAATAATATTTCCATATGcaacaaaataaaaagcatCTCTACAAGTATGAACCAGTTAAACTTGCAATAACCTCTCCAAAGAAAAAAACAGATGCATAATTATTTGTTAGGCATCTATGCTCAAACAAACAGATTAAACCAACCATGTGACAACCACCTTCTGTAAGTCTATGCATGTGCAAAATTCCCTAATGTAAAGACTGCACAAATAACATAAGTATCAGTCATGACAAATTTGCATAATTTGCAGATTGCATAAAGTGATCGAATATCACTCGTCATATCATATCaatcctatatatatttttctttttatgcaAAATCGTTGGtagttaaattaacatttttacaCCTTCACCTGGGTTTGAACCTGGTCTTTCGACTCCTGCACTCCTTCAACCCTCGGCTCAAAGTAGTTGAGCTACCCAATCCCCCATATCAATCCTATATGGTTTGCCTAGGGACAGCGAATGAAGAAGGTCCAAAGTTCAATCCTTGCTACTAATATTACCCATTCCCCCAACATACTTACTAACTACTAACATTTgcctataaaaataaaaggcatcttattaaatatttggtaaccaaaataaatgaattttctCTACATAGGTGTTGCACAATTCTGAACCATTGAAACTAGTCTGAACAAATTGGAACCATTGCAAAAATATGAAACCAAAAACTTGTAGAAAACAGAAATAGCAGTCCTACCCTACCTAGAAACATTCTAAAAAGCAGAAACTCCagtccaaaaaaaaaagaaaccagTAGTAAAAATCATGTAGGAAGAGGGTCTGATAAAAAAACAGAAAGTGCAGTCGTAAAAACAGAAACGAGTACCAAAATCAATGAAACCATGTGGCAAGAGATCTGATAAAAAAAGAAACTGCAGTCGTAAAAACAGACACCCGTAGCAGAAATCATGAAACCATGTAGGCCACATTAGTATATGTTCAACTATGCAAGGGATATTGTCATGGACCCTAATAGACTAATTGattaaatagaaaataacttcaaaaagaaatgaaaattagCTATCAAACTTATGACCTTGATCCTTTTGAGACAGTGATAAGAAGAGTATTTTGGCATGAAATAGTATGATTAAAAGTAGTTTCAACCTTTGCAGTTAATGAAAATGTTTATATCAACAATGTACTCCAACTAGAAATGAAACACATGTCATCAACAAAATGACCATGAATGAAATGCACATATACATCCTAGATTCCTAATATGCAATTCCAGCCCTGAATCTTCATTACAGTGAATGCTGGTATATGGAAATCTTCAGGCAGCAAGTGtattttttgatatttcaaATCAGTCTCTGTATCTTCCGAGGAAGCAACAAATGTCTGGGAGAACAATTGTGTTGtatcattatatatttttctaaattctCCAGATATAAAACAGGGTGGAAGAATGttttcttaaaagaaaaaaggaaataaGGAAACAACCAATATGAAAAAGAGACAGATAATCATAACACCCCCACCCAAAAACAGAAAAAATCTCAGGTTCAAAATAGACATCCTATGTCAACTTAGAAAGTGTTACCACAACAACTTTGCTTACAACAGCTATGTAAATTCTATTACAAATTCAATTAGGTTCTCTACAGTAGCTGTACAATAAGATgccatcattttttttaatgttttataagCCATAATATCTGGTTCAACTTTTTGTGGGTTCCATGATGGATGGTGAAAGAAATTTTATGCTGAAGTTCTCTGAccatgtaaaataaaaaaaagaacaaagtaATGCCTGTGCCAATG
It includes:
- the LOC101488788 gene encoding PHD finger protein At1g33420-like gives rise to the protein MTWQILFRVGEHVDGSDLSSAMVTLDIVEEDVTRSRSSVYCDQCRVVGWSCHPVCRKRYHFIIRSASDAIEAYQRPCSRCGSLLQLSEPSRCKSCNFDISVDDLEDWVYLQIEDNTHLLHGVVHANGYGHLLTLNGKEGGSKLLSGSDIMGFWDRLCAAISVRKVSVMDLSKKFSLDYRLLHAVTKGHSWYGNWGYEFGTGCYALTKDEYKKSVDTLSNMPLSSFLFQGRGPRNRLQSVISLYQSLAETELVTVKDLFSFLLALVHKFRKPRSNRSAKQHEYTSPCNLLCAWTINDVEDVQQALIKVLLASGASNESKWVTRQTLKGAVSRRVGSPELLDYSLKHLQGKLSANGLVVNSRCNPISSAIEFRLGPLMTGFSSNSNYPSEEQVISDLTFLFNSILHPEKMISYRPKIMRKKVADAARKLLDCKQFMKDYKTDQMNTEPSSVINLWCHVELSDQPKDDHPSPPPELVVLPLDATVADLKEEVTRAYQEVYAMYKRFQAEELLGYGSISDLLTVKFLMGTSGSVQVQGRCPAKHGLSRFRMERGTEEWKVDCICGAKDDDGEKMLACDTCGVWLHTRCAGIGSSDGMPSKFICIRCVNSYRRGTKKLPVSSVGDGEACKLNTSCRDEAVATDSAAVACNINVNFGVR